In a single window of the Bacteroides acidifaciens genome:
- the rhuM gene encoding RhuM family protein, translating into MDNRGNIVIFQTKDGKTSIDVKLENETVWLNRQQMAELFDRDIKTIGKHINNAKKEELEGIPVVAKFATTALDGKSYQVEYYNIEMITSVGYRVKSQRGTQFRIWANKVLKDYLIKGYAINQQAKAVQLEDLKSTVRLLSNVIEHKQLTLDEANGLLRVITDYTYGLDTLDKYDYQQLEVDSTTPTEEFHATYEEAMEAIHLLQEKFGSSDLFGNEKDQSFKSSINTIYQTFGGEELYPSVEEKAAMLFYLVVKNHSFSDGNKRIAAFLFLWFLEKNGILYKSDGSKLIGNNTLVALTLMIAESRTEEKDVMVKVVVNLINKNN; encoded by the coding sequence ATGGACAATAGAGGAAATATTGTCATTTTTCAGACAAAGGATGGGAAGACTTCCATTGATGTGAAGTTGGAGAATGAGACGGTGTGGCTGAATCGCCAACAGATGGCAGAGTTGTTTGATCGTGATATCAAAACGATTGGCAAGCATATTAATAATGCGAAAAAGGAAGAGTTAGAAGGGATTCCAGTTGTCGCAAAATTTGCGACAACTGCCTTGGATGGTAAAAGTTATCAGGTAGAATATTATAATATTGAAATGATAACTTCCGTCGGCTATCGTGTAAAGTCGCAACGCGGCACTCAATTTCGTATCTGGGCAAACAAAGTGTTAAAGGATTATCTGATTAAAGGCTACGCCATTAATCAGCAAGCCAAAGCTGTTCAACTGGAAGACTTGAAGAGCACCGTGCGTCTTCTTTCCAACGTCATCGAACACAAACAATTGACGCTGGATGAGGCCAATGGACTTTTGCGTGTGATTACCGATTACACTTACGGTTTGGATACACTGGATAAATACGATTACCAGCAATTGGAAGTAGACTCTACGACTCCTACTGAAGAATTTCATGCCACCTATGAAGAAGCTATGGAAGCCATTCACCTTTTGCAGGAAAAGTTCGGAAGCAGTGATTTGTTTGGAAATGAAAAGGATCAGTCGTTCAAAAGCTCTATCAATACTATTTATCAGACGTTTGGCGGAGAAGAACTTTATCCGAGCGTTGAAGAGAAAGCAGCGATGCTTTTCTACCTTGTCGTGAAGAACCACTCGTTTAGTGACGGTAACAAGCGTATTGCCGCTTTCCTGTTTCTTTGGTTTTTGGAGAAGAACGGTATATTATATAAATCCGATGGTTCGAAGTTAATCGGCAACAATACGCTAGTAGCACTTACGTTGATGATTGCCGAAAGCCGGACGGAAGAAAAGGACGTGATGGTGAAGGTAGTAGTCAATTTGATTAATAAGAATAATTGA
- a CDS encoding fumarate reductase/succinate dehydrogenase flavoprotein subunit — protein MIKIDSKIPEGPVAEKWTNYKAHQKLVNPANKRRLDIIVVGTGLAGASAAASLGEMGFRVFNFCIQDSPRRAHSIAAQGGINAAKNYQNDGDSVYRLFYDTVKGGDYRAREANVYRLAEVSNAIIDQCVAQGVPFAREYGGTLDNRSFGGAQVSRTFYAKGQTGQQLLLGAYSALSRQVNVGTVKLYTRYEMQDVVIVDGRARGIIAKNLVTGKLERFAAHAVVIATGGYGNAYFLSTNAMGCNCTAAISCYRKGAVFANPAYVQIHPTCIPVHGDKQSKLTLMSESLRNDGRIWVPKKKEDAVRLQKGEIKGSDIPEEDRDYYLERRYPAFGNLVPRDVASRAAKERCDAGFGVNNTGLAVFLDFSEAINRLGIDVVLQRYGNLFDMYEEITDVNPGELAKEISGVKYYNPMMIYPAIHYTMGGIWVDYELQTTIKGLFAIGECNFSDHGANRLGASALMQGLADGYFVLPYTIQNYLADQITVPRFSTDLPEFAEAEKAVQAKIDKFMSIQGKESVDSIHKKLGHIMWEYVGMGRTAEGLKKGIAALKEIRKEFETNLFIPGSKEGMNVELDKAIRLYDFITMGELVAYDALNRNESCGGHFREEYQTEEGEAKRDDENFFYVACWEYQGDDEKAPVLYKEPLVYEAIKVQTRNYKS, from the coding sequence ATGATCAAGATAGATTCAAAAATTCCAGAAGGCCCGGTGGCTGAGAAATGGACCAACTATAAAGCTCACCAGAAATTGGTGAACCCCGCTAATAAACGTCGTTTGGACATCATCGTTGTGGGTACGGGTCTGGCAGGTGCTTCTGCCGCTGCTTCACTTGGTGAAATGGGTTTCAGAGTATTCAATTTCTGTATTCAGGATTCTCCCCGTCGTGCACACTCTATCGCTGCACAGGGTGGTATCAATGCTGCGAAGAATTATCAAAATGATGGTGACTCAGTTTACCGTCTGTTCTACGATACTGTAAAAGGTGGCGACTATCGTGCCCGTGAAGCAAACGTATATCGTTTGGCTGAAGTGTCTAACGCTATCATCGACCAATGTGTAGCGCAAGGTGTTCCTTTCGCTCGCGAATATGGCGGTACACTGGACAACCGTTCTTTCGGTGGCGCACAGGTATCCCGTACTTTCTATGCTAAAGGCCAGACTGGTCAGCAGTTGCTGCTGGGTGCTTACTCTGCATTGAGCCGTCAGGTAAACGTAGGTACTGTTAAACTGTATACCCGCTATGAAATGCAGGATGTTGTCATCGTTGACGGACGTGCCCGCGGTATCATCGCAAAAAATCTTGTAACAGGCAAATTGGAACGTTTCGCTGCTCACGCTGTAGTAATCGCTACCGGTGGTTATGGAAACGCTTACTTCCTGTCTACTAACGCTATGGGTTGTAACTGTACAGCTGCTATCTCTTGCTACCGCAAGGGTGCTGTATTCGCAAATCCGGCATACGTTCAGATTCACCCGACTTGTATTCCGGTACATGGCGACAAGCAGTCTAAGCTGACTTTGATGTCCGAATCTCTCCGTAACGACGGTCGTATCTGGGTTCCGAAGAAGAAAGAAGATGCTGTAAGACTCCAGAAAGGCGAAATCAAAGGAAGTGATATTCCGGAAGAAGACCGCGACTATTACTTGGAACGCCGCTATCCGGCATTCGGTAACCTGGTTCCGCGTGACGTTGCCAGCCGTGCCGCTAAAGAACGTTGCGACGCTGGTTTCGGTGTAAACAACACAGGTTTGGCCGTATTCCTCGACTTCTCTGAAGCTATCAACCGTTTGGGTATCGACGTTGTTCTTCAACGTTATGGCAACCTCTTCGATATGTACGAAGAAATCACTGACGTTAACCCGGGCGAACTGGCTAAAGAAATCAGTGGTGTGAAATATTATAACCCGATGATGATTTATCCGGCTATCCACTATACAATGGGTGGTATCTGGGTAGACTACGAACTGCAAACCACTATCAAGGGGCTGTTCGCTATCGGTGAATGTAACTTCTCCGATCATGGTGCAAACCGCCTCGGTGCTTCTGCATTGATGCAAGGTTTGGCTGACGGTTACTTCGTATTGCCTTACACCATCCAGAACTATCTGGCAGACCAGATCACTGTTCCTCGTTTCTCTACTGATCTTCCTGAATTCGCTGAAGCTGAAAAAGCCGTTCAAGCTAAGATCGACAAGTTCATGAGCATCCAGGGTAAAGAATCCGTTGATTCTATCCACAAGAAACTGGGTCATATCATGTGGGAATACGTAGGTATGGGACGTACGGCAGAAGGCTTGAAGAAAGGTATCGCTGCACTGAAAGAAATCCGCAAGGAATTCGAAACTAATCTGTTTATCCCTGGTTCTAAAGAAGGCATGAACGTAGAGCTTGACAAAGCAATCCGTCTGTACGACTTCATCACTATGGGTGAGCTTGTTGCTTACGACGCATTGAACCGTAACGAAAGTTGTGGTGGTCACTTCCGTGAAGAATACCAGACTGAAGAAGGAGAAGCAAAACGTGATGACGAAAACTTCTTCTATGTAGCATGCTGGGAATATCAAGGTGACGATGAAAAGGCTCCAGTATTGTACAAAGAACCGTTGGTTTATGAAGCTATCAAGGTTCAGACTCGTAACTACAAGAGCTAA
- a CDS encoding fumarate reductase, translating to MWLSNSSVGRKVVMSVTGIALVLFLTFHMAMNLVAIISADGYNMICEFLGANWYALVATAGLAALFVIHIIYAFWLTMQNRKARGSERYAVVDKPKTVEWASQNMLVLGIIVIVGLGLHLFNFWAKMQLPELMHNMGMHADTLTLAYAANGAYHIQQTFSCPVYVVLYLVWLFALWFHLTHGFWSSMQSLGWNNKVWINRWKCISNIYSTIVVLGFALVVVVFFVKTLICGGAC from the coding sequence ATGTGGTTAAGTAATTCATCTGTAGGAAGGAAAGTGGTGATGAGCGTTACCGGTATCGCCCTTGTCCTGTTTCTAACATTTCACATGGCGATGAACTTGGTTGCAATCATCTCGGCTGATGGTTACAACATGATTTGTGAGTTCCTGGGAGCAAACTGGTATGCATTGGTAGCTACCGCAGGACTAGCCGCTCTTTTTGTGATTCACATCATCTACGCATTCTGGCTGACAATGCAGAATCGCAAAGCGCGTGGTAGCGAACGCTATGCAGTGGTTGACAAACCAAAAACTGTAGAATGGGCTTCTCAGAACATGTTAGTGTTAGGTATTATCGTAATCGTAGGTCTTGGCTTACACCTCTTCAACTTCTGGGCAAAAATGCAGTTGCCGGAACTGATGCACAACATGGGCATGCACGCTGACACACTGACGCTGGCTTATGCCGCTAACGGTGCTTATCACATCCAGCAGACTTTCTCTTGCCCGGTTTACGTAGTTCTTTACCTCGTTTGGCTGTTTGCTTTGTGGTTCCACCTGACTCACGGTTTCTGGAGCTCTATGCAATCACTGGGATGGAACAACAAAGTATGGATCAACCGTTGGAAATGTATTTCTAACATCTATTCTACGATTGTTGTACTCGGTTTCGCACTGGTAGTAGTGGTATTCTTCGTGAAAACACTGATTTGTGGCGGTGCTTGCTAA
- a CDS encoding succinate dehydrogenase/fumarate reductase iron-sulfur subunit — translation MDKNISFTLKVWRQAGPKAKGAFETYQMKDIPGDTSFLEMLDILNEQLISERKEPVVFDHDCREGICGMCSLYINGHPHGPATGATTCQIYMRRFNDGDTITVEPWRSAGFPVIKDLMVDRTAYDKIMQAGGYVSVRTGAPQDANAILIAKPIADEAMDAASCIGCGACVAACKNGSAMLFVSAKVSQLNLLPQGKPEALRRAKAMLSKMDELGFGNCTNTRACEAECPKNISISNIARLNRDFIIAKLKD, via the coding sequence ATGGATAAGAATATATCATTTACACTGAAGGTATGGCGCCAGGCTGGCCCGAAGGCTAAAGGTGCTTTTGAAACCTACCAAATGAAAGATATCCCCGGTGATACTTCATTCCTTGAAATGCTGGATATCCTGAACGAACAGCTCATCAGCGAAAGAAAAGAACCGGTAGTATTCGATCATGACTGCCGCGAAGGTATCTGCGGTATGTGTTCTCTTTACATCAACGGACACCCGCACGGTCCTGCAACAGGTGCTACTACTTGCCAGATTTATATGCGCCGTTTCAACGATGGTGACACAATCACTGTTGAACCGTGGCGTTCGGCTGGTTTCCCGGTTATCAAGGACTTGATGGTAGACCGTACTGCTTATGACAAGATTATGCAGGCTGGCGGTTACGTAAGTGTCCGCACGGGTGCTCCTCAGGATGCCAACGCTATCCTGATTGCAAAACCTATCGCCGACGAAGCTATGGATGCCGCTTCTTGTATCGGTTGCGGTGCTTGTGTAGCTGCATGTAAGAATGGTTCTGCTATGTTGTTCGTTTCTGCAAAGGTCAGCCAGTTGAACTTGCTGCCGCAAGGGAAACCGGAAGCTTTGCGTCGTGCAAAAGCCATGTTGTCCAAGATGGACGAACTGGGCTTCGGTAACTGTACCAACACTCGCGCTTGCGAGGCTGAATGTCCGAAGAACATCTCTATCAGCAACATCGCCCGCTTGAACCGTGATTTCATCATCGCGAAATTAAAAGACTAA